A genomic region of Friedmanniella luteola contains the following coding sequences:
- a CDS encoding SRPBCC family protein encodes MELGSIEREIYVEASPEVVFGVVSSPEHLRAWWPDDARYAPVPGAVGEIVFGEEQTGGTVVAFTVVEVEPPRRFAFRWTHPAGEPAREGNSLLVTFDLVPSGVGTLLTMTETGFRALGWEAAVLEQQYREHVTGWDFYLPRLAPYVATLGVPA; translated from the coding sequence ATGGAGCTGGGCAGCATCGAGCGCGAGATCTACGTCGAGGCGTCGCCGGAGGTCGTCTTCGGGGTGGTGAGCAGCCCCGAGCACCTCCGGGCCTGGTGGCCGGACGACGCCCGCTACGCGCCGGTGCCCGGCGCGGTGGGGGAGATCGTCTTCGGCGAGGAGCAGACCGGCGGGACGGTCGTCGCGTTCACCGTCGTCGAGGTCGAGCCGCCGCGGCGGTTCGCGTTCCGCTGGACGCACCCGGCGGGCGAACCGGCCCGCGAGGGCAACTCGCTCCTGGTCACCTTCGACCTGGTGCCGTCCGGGGTGGGGACCCTGCTCACGATGACCGAGACCGGTTTCCGCGCCCTGGGCTGGGAGGCGGCCGTCCTCGAGCAGCAGTACCGCGAGCACGTCACCGGCTGGGACTTCTACCTGCCCCGGCTGGCGCCCTACGTGGCGACCCTCGGGGTGCCCGCGTGA
- a CDS encoding APC family permease translates to MATQLQPGTTTGESKLRQSITGPLLFVFILGDVLGAGIYALMGVLSQEVGGALWLPLAVALLLALLTAGSYAELVTKYPRAGGAAIFAERAFRNPLVAFLVGFAMLAAGVTSAAGLALAFAGDYLGTFLDVPAVPAAVVFLGLVALLNARGIAESLRTNLVMTVVEVSGLLIVIVTVAVLLGRGGGDVGRVTEFPAGVSPAAATLGAAVIAYYSFVGFETSANVAEEVRDPSRAYPRALFGALVTAGVVYVLVGLASSIALPAAELSASSGPLLAVVQATGVGIPAWVFSLIALVAVANGALLTMIMASRVTYGMAEQGLLPGVLARVLPGRRTPAVAIVATTVLAMLLTLVGDLSVLASTVVLLLLFVFISTNVAVLVLRRDRVEHAHFRVPAVVPVLGVASCVLLLTRQEGTVWLYGLGLLAVGVALYGLTRLSGRRVS, encoded by the coding sequence ATGGCGACCCAGCTCCAGCCCGGCACGACGACGGGGGAGTCGAAGCTCCGGCAGAGCATCACCGGACCCCTGCTCTTCGTCTTCATCCTCGGCGACGTGCTCGGCGCCGGCATCTACGCGCTGATGGGCGTGCTGTCCCAGGAGGTCGGCGGCGCGCTGTGGCTGCCGCTGGCGGTGGCCCTGCTGCTCGCGCTGCTGACCGCCGGCTCCTACGCGGAGCTGGTGACGAAGTACCCGCGGGCCGGGGGAGCCGCGATCTTCGCCGAGCGCGCCTTCCGGAACCCGCTGGTCGCGTTCCTGGTCGGCTTCGCCATGCTGGCGGCCGGGGTCACCAGCGCCGCCGGCCTGGCCCTGGCGTTCGCGGGGGACTACCTCGGGACCTTCCTCGACGTGCCCGCCGTGCCGGCCGCCGTCGTGTTCCTCGGCCTGGTCGCGCTGCTCAACGCGCGCGGGATCGCCGAGTCGCTGCGGACCAACCTCGTGATGACCGTGGTCGAGGTCAGCGGGCTGCTGATCGTCATCGTGACGGTGGCGGTGCTGCTGGGCCGCGGCGGCGGCGACGTCGGCCGGGTCACCGAGTTCCCGGCCGGCGTCAGCCCGGCCGCGGCGACCCTGGGGGCCGCGGTGATCGCCTACTACTCCTTCGTCGGCTTCGAGACCTCCGCCAACGTCGCGGAGGAGGTCCGCGACCCCAGCCGCGCCTACCCGCGGGCGCTGTTCGGCGCCCTGGTCACCGCGGGCGTCGTCTACGTGCTCGTCGGCCTGGCCAGCTCGATCGCCCTGCCGGCGGCCGAGCTGTCCGCCTCGAGCGGCCCGCTGCTGGCCGTCGTCCAGGCCACCGGCGTCGGCATCCCGGCCTGGGTGTTCAGCCTGATCGCCCTGGTCGCCGTGGCCAACGGCGCGCTGCTCACCATGATCATGGCCAGCCGGGTGACCTACGGGATGGCCGAGCAGGGGCTGCTGCCCGGCGTCCTCGCCCGCGTCCTGCCGGGCCGCCGGACGCCGGCGGTCGCGATCGTGGCCACCACGGTGCTGGCCATGCTGCTGACGCTGGTCGGCGACCTGTCGGTGCTCGCCAGCACCGTCGTGCTGCTCCTGCTGTTCGTCTTCATCAGCACCAACGTCGCCGTCCTGGTGCTGCGCCGCGACCGCGTCGAGCACGCGCACTTCCGGGTGCCGGCCGTCGTCCCGGTGCTCGGCGTGGCGTCGTGCGTCCTGCTGCTGACGCGCCAGGAGGGCACGGTCTGGCTGTACGGCCTCGGGCTGCTCGCCGTCGGCGTCGCGCTGTACGGCCTGACACGGCTGAGCGGACGTCGGGTGAGCTGA
- a CDS encoding MFS transporter has translation MTNPRPAPRARRARAATGALFLTNGALFANLVPRYPEIKAELALSNAQFGLAVAGFPIGGMVAGLAAGALIRRLGSDRLAVGATVVAALGQLAAGVAPVGILLAAGLLLAGAMDALADVAQNSQGLRVQRRYGRSILNSLHAIWSVGAVVGGALGALAAEAALPRGLHLGASALVFGTVAALAFRWLLHDDEPVEPAPPPVAPAPGRRPTSGRLRLYGVLAALVLVGGAGGVIEDSGSSWSAIYLTDALGTSAFVAGTGFIALQGMQCLGRFLGDPLVDRFGQRAVARTGGLVALVGMGAALLVPTVPGTVVGFGLAGLGIATLIPAAMHGADALPGLAPGTGLTVVSWLLRLGFLLSPPVVGAVADAASLRVGLLVVPLAGLVVVAAAGVLSGRSHRTSVPVPEPATVTTR, from the coding sequence GTGACGAACCCGCGGCCGGCTCCTCGAGCCCGACGGGCCCGCGCCGCCACCGGCGCCCTCTTCCTCACCAACGGCGCGCTCTTCGCGAACCTGGTGCCGCGCTATCCCGAGATCAAGGCCGAGCTCGCGCTGAGCAACGCGCAGTTCGGCCTGGCGGTGGCCGGGTTCCCGATCGGGGGGATGGTCGCCGGGCTCGCCGCCGGCGCGCTGATCCGGCGGCTCGGCTCCGACCGGCTGGCGGTCGGCGCGACCGTCGTGGCCGCCCTGGGCCAGCTGGCGGCGGGCGTCGCCCCCGTCGGCATCCTGCTGGCCGCCGGGCTGCTCCTCGCCGGCGCGATGGACGCGCTGGCCGACGTGGCCCAGAACTCCCAGGGCCTGCGGGTGCAGAGGCGGTACGGCCGCTCCATCCTCAACTCGCTGCACGCCATCTGGAGCGTCGGCGCCGTGGTGGGCGGTGCCCTCGGCGCACTGGCGGCGGAGGCGGCGCTCCCCCGCGGGCTGCATCTGGGGGCCTCCGCCCTGGTCTTCGGCACCGTGGCGGCGTTGGCGTTCCGCTGGCTGCTGCACGACGACGAGCCCGTCGAGCCGGCGCCCCCGCCCGTCGCCCCCGCGCCGGGCCGGCGCCCGACCTCCGGCCGGCTCCGGCTCTACGGCGTGCTGGCGGCCCTCGTCCTGGTCGGGGGCGCGGGCGGCGTCATCGAGGACTCCGGCAGCTCCTGGTCGGCGATCTACCTGACCGACGCGCTCGGGACCTCGGCGTTCGTCGCCGGCACGGGCTTCATCGCCCTGCAGGGGATGCAGTGCCTCGGCCGCTTCCTGGGCGACCCGCTCGTGGACCGGTTCGGGCAACGGGCGGTGGCACGGACGGGTGGGCTGGTCGCCCTGGTGGGGATGGGAGCGGCCCTCCTCGTCCCGACGGTGCCCGGTACGGTCGTCGGGTTCGGGCTCGCCGGGCTCGGCATCGCCACCCTGATCCCGGCCGCGATGCACGGGGCCGACGCGCTGCCCGGGCTGGCGCCGGGCACGGGGCTCACCGTCGTGAGCTGGCTGCTGCGGCTCGGCTTCCTGCTCTCCCCGCCCGTCGTCGGGGCGGTGGCGGACGCGGCCTCGCTGCGGGTCGGGCTGCTCGTCGTACCGCTGGCCGGCCTGGTGGTGGTCGCCGCCGCCGGCGTGCTGAGCGGGCGCTCCCACCGGACGTCGGTCCCGGTGCCCGAGCCGGCGACCGTCACCACCCGCTGA
- a CDS encoding ArsR/SmtB family transcription factor: MSAVVEEVDDDLWSAIGDPTRRRLLDLLLVEGGGTATSLGHQLPVTRQAVAKHLGVLDRVGLVRATPAGREKRYRVDDAQLTRAVAQLSSVGSAWDARLQRIKRIAETIRRQQD; encoded by the coding sequence GTGAGCGCGGTCGTCGAAGAGGTCGACGACGACCTGTGGTCCGCCATCGGCGACCCGACCCGGCGCCGGCTGCTCGACCTGCTGCTGGTCGAGGGTGGCGGGACGGCGACCTCGCTCGGCCACCAGCTGCCCGTCACCCGCCAGGCCGTGGCCAAGCACCTCGGCGTGCTGGACCGCGTCGGCCTGGTGCGGGCCACGCCGGCCGGGCGGGAGAAGCGGTACCGGGTGGACGACGCCCAGCTGACCCGGGCCGTGGCCCAGCTGTCCTCGGTCGGGTCGGCGTGGGACGCCCGGTTGCAGCGGATCAAGCGGATCGCCGAGACGATCCGGCGCCAGCAGGACTGA